One Cohnella candidum genomic region harbors:
- a CDS encoding nitroreductase family protein, with translation MNVEEAIRTRRSIGKVKEDPVPRELVERVIEAAVWAPNHHHTEPWKFVVLIGEGRSRLGRAYAEIVAETMAGPEHTDEEREQRRLREEAKARRAPVVIAPVRVPSASPKAIAEEDRAAVHAAVQNLLLAAHESGLGAVWRTGDQLNHPAVKRELGLGDAEEVVGFVYIGYPDMTAPAGRRTPGTEKTVWLEA, from the coding sequence ATGAACGTGGAAGAAGCCATCCGTACCCGGAGAAGCATCGGCAAAGTGAAGGAAGATCCGGTTCCGCGCGAGCTGGTGGAACGCGTCATCGAAGCGGCGGTATGGGCGCCGAACCATCACCATACCGAGCCGTGGAAATTCGTCGTGCTGATCGGAGAGGGGCGGAGCCGGCTGGGCAGGGCGTATGCCGAAATCGTGGCGGAGACGATGGCGGGACCGGAGCACACGGACGAAGAAAGGGAGCAGCGACGCCTTCGCGAGGAGGCGAAGGCCCGGCGGGCGCCGGTTGTGATCGCGCCTGTCCGCGTTCCTTCGGCATCGCCCAAAGCGATCGCCGAGGAAGACCGCGCGGCGGTGCATGCCGCCGTGCAGAATCTTCTGCTCGCCGCGCATGAGAGCGGGCTGGGCGCCGTCTGGCGTACCGGGGACCAATTGAATCACCCGGCCGTCAAGCGGGAACTCGGATTGGGCGACGCCGAGGAAGTCGTCGGCTTCGTCTATATCGGATATCCGGACATGACGGCGCCGGCAGGACGCAGGACGCCGGGGACGGAAAAGACCGTTTGGCTGGAAGCGTAA
- a CDS encoding YktB family protein, with the protein MNDLRFPGFGQADFKAMEAEGLEGRMKAIIGTVRPKLEALGAELAPMLSRLCGEEMTAHVAKHARRSVNPPADTWVAWSSNPRGYKMHPHFQVGIWPTHVFLQFAIIYECPDKTVFAENALRELASVRRAVPDGYVWSKDHMVPEGTPHGRLTDEELSDWLRRLKTVKAAEITCGIHLPPDNPVLKDGEAFLRKAEETFAVLLPLYRMASGT; encoded by the coding sequence TTGAACGATTTGCGTTTTCCCGGCTTCGGACAAGCCGACTTCAAAGCCATGGAGGCCGAAGGGCTCGAGGGCCGCATGAAGGCGATCATCGGCACGGTCCGGCCCAAACTCGAAGCGCTCGGCGCCGAGCTCGCGCCCATGCTGTCCCGCCTCTGCGGCGAGGAAATGACGGCGCACGTGGCGAAGCATGCCCGCCGTTCGGTCAATCCGCCGGCCGACACTTGGGTCGCCTGGTCCAGCAATCCCCGGGGCTATAAAATGCATCCGCACTTCCAGGTCGGCATTTGGCCGACGCACGTCTTCCTGCAATTCGCGATCATCTATGAATGTCCGGACAAAACGGTATTCGCGGAAAACGCCCTGCGGGAGCTGGCTTCCGTTCGGCGCGCCGTCCCGGACGGATACGTGTGGTCCAAGGACCATATGGTACCGGAGGGTACGCCGCACGGCCGGCTGACGGACGAAGAACTGTCGGACTGGCTTCGAAGGCTGAAAACCGTCAAAGCGGCCGAGATCACCTGCGGCATCCATCTGCCGCCGGATAACCCGGTGCTGAAGGACGGAGAAGCTTTCCTCCGGAAAGCGGAGGAGACGTTCGCGGTGCTGCTTCCGCTCTACCGCATGGCGAGCGGAACCTGA
- a CDS encoding YceI family protein yields the protein MASSNWNLDKSHSNITFSVRHMMIANVRGSFTEFDAVVTADPEDPTTATATITIDAASVDTKDAGRDGHLKSPDFFNVEQHPNMTFKVTKVTSKGGEDYDITGDLTIAGVTKSVTLSGEISGPAKDPWGNEKIAVSASGSLARSEFGLTWNAALETGGVLVSDTIKLNVELQFAKAA from the coding sequence ATGGCATCGTCCAACTGGAACCTCGACAAATCCCACAGCAACATCACGTTCAGCGTCCGTCATATGATGATCGCGAACGTACGCGGCAGCTTCACGGAATTCGACGCCGTCGTTACCGCCGATCCGGAAGATCCGACCACCGCAACCGCAACGATTACGATCGATGCGGCGAGCGTCGACACCAAAGACGCCGGCCGCGACGGCCACCTCAAATCGCCGGACTTCTTTAACGTCGAGCAGCACCCGAACATGACGTTCAAAGTGACCAAGGTGACCTCCAAAGGCGGAGAAGATTACGACATCACCGGCGACCTCACGATCGCGGGCGTTACGAAGTCGGTTACGCTGAGCGGCGAAATTTCCGGTCCGGCCAAGGATCCTTGGGGCAACGAGAAAATCGCCGTTTCGGCCAGCGGTTCCCTGGCACGCTCCGAGTTCGGACTGACGTGGAACGCGGCGCTGGAAACCGGCGGCGTGCTCGTCAGCGACACGATCAAGCTGAACGTCGAGCTCCAGTTCGCGAAAGCGGCTTAA
- the gndA gene encoding NADP-dependent phosphogluconate dehydrogenase — protein MTKANIGVVGMAVMGRNLALNIESRGFTVAVFNRSPDKTNDLLATDGKGKNLVGTFSVEEFVNALEKPRKILIMVQAGAGTDATIESLLPHLDKGDIIIDGGNAYFPDTQRRSRELTEKGFHFIGTGVSGGEEGALKGPSIMPGGPEEAYRLVEPILTGISAKVNGDPCCTYIGPDGAGHYVKMVHNGIEYGDMQLICEAYQLLKDVVGLSTDELHGIFTEWNKGELDSYLIEITADIFSQKDSETGKPMVDVILDAAGQKGTGKWTSQSALDLGVPLSIITESVFARFLSAIKEERVAASKVLSGPKTQPFQGDKAAFIESIRKALFASKICSYAQGFAQMRAASEEYGWNLRYGDIAMIFRGGCIIRARFLQNIKDAYDRDANLRNLLLDEYFKGIVENYQDAWREVVATAVRYGIPVPSFSSALSYYDSYRSERLPANLLQAQRDYFGAHTFKRLDKEGTFHHDWIHN, from the coding sequence ATGACCAAAGCAAACATCGGCGTCGTCGGCATGGCCGTTATGGGACGCAACCTGGCGCTCAACATCGAAAGCCGCGGTTTTACGGTAGCCGTATTCAACCGCTCGCCGGACAAAACGAACGACCTGCTCGCGACGGACGGCAAAGGCAAAAACCTCGTCGGCACGTTCTCGGTTGAGGAATTCGTGAACGCGCTCGAGAAGCCGCGGAAAATCCTCATCATGGTACAAGCGGGAGCGGGAACCGACGCGACGATCGAGTCGCTGCTGCCCCACCTGGACAAAGGCGACATCATCATCGACGGCGGCAACGCCTACTTCCCGGATACGCAGCGCCGCAGCAGAGAACTGACCGAGAAGGGCTTCCATTTCATCGGAACCGGCGTTTCGGGCGGCGAGGAAGGCGCGCTGAAAGGCCCTTCCATCATGCCGGGCGGCCCGGAAGAAGCTTATCGTCTCGTCGAGCCGATCCTCACGGGCATTTCCGCGAAAGTGAACGGGGATCCTTGCTGCACGTACATCGGACCGGACGGCGCCGGCCATTACGTGAAAATGGTGCATAACGGCATCGAGTACGGCGACATGCAGCTCATCTGCGAAGCTTACCAATTGCTCAAGGACGTCGTCGGCCTGTCGACGGACGAGCTCCACGGCATCTTCACCGAATGGAACAAGGGCGAGCTCGACAGCTATCTGATCGAGATCACCGCGGACATTTTCTCGCAGAAAGATTCGGAAACCGGCAAGCCGATGGTCGACGTCATCCTCGACGCCGCCGGCCAGAAGGGTACCGGCAAATGGACGAGCCAAAGCGCCCTCGATCTCGGCGTTCCGCTGTCCATCATTACGGAATCGGTATTCGCCCGCTTCCTTTCCGCCATCAAGGAAGAGCGCGTCGCGGCCAGCAAAGTGCTGAGCGGTCCGAAGACGCAGCCGTTCCAAGGCGACAAAGCGGCATTCATCGAAAGCATCCGCAAGGCGCTGTTCGCGAGCAAAATCTGCTCCTACGCGCAAGGCTTCGCGCAAATGCGCGCGGCTTCCGAGGAATACGGCTGGAACCTGCGCTACGGCGATATCGCGATGATTTTCCGCGGCGGCTGCATCATCCGCGCCCGCTTCCTGCAGAACATCAAAGACGCGTACGACCGCGACGCCAACCTGCGCAACCTGCTGCTTGACGAGTACTTCAAAGGAATCGTCGAAAATTACCAGGACGCATGGCGCGAAGTCGTGGCGACGGCGGTTCGCTACGGCATTCCGGTACCGTCGTTCTCCAGCGCGCTGTCTTACTACGACAGCTACCGCTCGGAGCGCCTCCCGGCGAACCTGCTGCAAGCGCAGCGCGACTACTTCGGCGCGCATACGTTCAAGCGGCTGGACAAGGAAGGCACGTTCCACCACGACTGGATCCACAACTAA
- a CDS encoding rhodanese-like domain-containing protein: MNPQETITVEELKARLDAGEKPLIIDVREPEEVAYGMIPGAIHLPMGQIPQRLDEIPREGEVIFVCRSSHRSGQVCDYLNMLGFEKPVNMVGGMLAWSQLP; the protein is encoded by the coding sequence ATGAATCCCCAAGAAACGATTACGGTGGAAGAGCTGAAGGCGCGGCTCGATGCCGGGGAGAAACCCCTGATCATCGACGTTCGCGAACCGGAAGAAGTCGCTTACGGCATGATTCCGGGCGCCATCCACCTGCCGATGGGCCAAATCCCGCAGCGGCTGGACGAGATCCCCCGCGAAGGCGAAGTCATCTTCGTCTGCCGCAGCAGCCACCGGAGCGGCCAAGTCTGCGATTACCTGAACATGCTGGGCTTCGAGAAGCCCGTGAACATGGTGGGCGGAATGCTGGCCTGGTCCCAGCTGCCATAA
- the aroA gene encoding 3-phosphoshikimate 1-carboxyvinyltransferase, whose translation MDMIVTPTGRLQGELQALSSKNYTTRYLLAAALAEGTSTILYPAHSEDGEAMRRCIRDLGAVVEEDAEKIVIRGFGRHPKPVKELNVGNAGAVLRFILSIAALLPEEVTFVNAYPQSLGKRPHDDLIVALQSMGVEIEHNGGKLPITLKGGKPRGGKIRVSGSVSSQFLSSLLFLTPLLDEDSEIEVLHDLKSKVVIGQTLEVLRQAGIVVEASDDLMHYRVPGKQQYRAQTYTVQGDYPGSAAVLAAAAVTDSDVKLHRLMEDSKQGERAVVDVLRAMNVPLTHENGTVHVRGNGRMTAGEFDGDEFTDGVLAMVAASVFAEGTSRFYNVENLRYKECDRITDYLAELRKAGANVEEKRDEIIVHGRPEGVEGGVEIDAHFDHRVIMALTVVGLRAAKPIRIRDAHHVAKSYPQYFDHLKALGANVEWVQEEK comes from the coding sequence ATGGATATGATCGTAACGCCGACGGGCAGGCTGCAAGGGGAACTCCAAGCGCTGTCGTCCAAAAACTACACCACCCGTTACCTGCTCGCGGCGGCGCTCGCGGAAGGAACCAGCACCATTTTGTATCCGGCCCACAGCGAAGACGGCGAAGCGATGCGCCGCTGCATCCGGGATTTGGGAGCAGTGGTCGAAGAGGATGCCGAGAAGATCGTCATCCGGGGCTTCGGCCGCCATCCGAAACCGGTCAAGGAGCTGAACGTGGGCAACGCGGGCGCGGTTCTCCGTTTTATCCTGTCCATCGCCGCCCTGCTGCCGGAGGAAGTGACGTTCGTCAACGCTTATCCGCAGTCGCTGGGCAAACGTCCTCACGACGACTTGATCGTTGCCTTGCAAAGCATGGGCGTCGAAATCGAGCACAACGGCGGGAAACTGCCGATCACGCTCAAGGGCGGCAAACCGCGCGGAGGCAAAATCCGCGTATCGGGCAGCGTCAGCTCCCAATTTCTCAGCTCGCTGCTGTTCCTGACCCCGCTGCTCGACGAAGACAGCGAAATCGAAGTGCTCCACGACCTCAAATCGAAGGTCGTCATCGGGCAAACGCTCGAGGTGCTGCGGCAGGCGGGAATCGTCGTGGAAGCTTCGGATGACCTCATGCATTATCGCGTGCCGGGCAAGCAGCAGTACCGGGCGCAAACCTATACGGTTCAGGGCGACTACCCCGGCTCCGCCGCCGTGCTGGCCGCGGCCGCCGTCACGGACTCCGACGTGAAGCTGCACCGGCTGATGGAAGACAGCAAGCAGGGCGAGCGGGCGGTCGTCGACGTTTTGCGCGCGATGAACGTACCTCTGACCCACGAAAACGGAACCGTGCACGTGCGCGGGAACGGACGGATGACGGCGGGAGAGTTCGACGGGGACGAGTTCACCGACGGCGTGCTCGCCATGGTCGCGGCAAGCGTGTTCGCCGAAGGGACGTCGCGTTTCTATAACGTCGAGAACCTCCGTTACAAGGAATGCGACCGCATTACCGACTACTTGGCGGAGCTCCGCAAGGCGGGGGCGAACGTCGAGGAGAAGCGGGACGAGATTATCGTGCACGGCCGGCCGGAAGGCGTGGAAGGCGGCGTCGAGATCGACGCGCACTTCGACCACCGGGTCATCATGGCGCTGACGGTCGTCGGCCTTCGCGCGGCGAAGCCGATCCGGATCCGCGACGCGCATCACGTGGCCAAATCCTATCCGCAGTATTTCGACCACCTCAAGGCGCTTGGCGCCAACGTGGAGTGGGTACAAGAAGAAAAATAA
- a CDS encoding CoA-binding protein, with amino-acid sequence MAFENPSRDEIKRILQESQTIAVVGLSDDPSKVSHMVSAAMQAKGYKIIPVNPNAESILGEKAYPSLADVPGPIDIVNVFRRPEHTPPIAKEAVGVRAKTLWLQLGIANDEAAEIAREAGLNVIMDRCIKVEDSILLPHGKA; translated from the coding sequence ATGGCGTTCGAGAATCCGTCGCGCGACGAGATCAAGCGGATTTTGCAGGAGTCGCAAACGATCGCGGTCGTCGGCCTGTCCGACGATCCCTCTAAGGTATCGCATATGGTATCCGCGGCCATGCAGGCTAAAGGATACAAGATTATCCCCGTGAATCCCAACGCGGAATCGATTCTCGGGGAGAAGGCGTATCCGTCGCTGGCCGACGTGCCGGGGCCGATCGACATCGTCAACGTGTTCCGGCGTCCGGAGCACACGCCCCCGATCGCGAAAGAAGCGGTAGGCGTTCGAGCCAAGACGTTATGGCTGCAGCTCGGGATCGCGAACGACGAAGCGGCCGAGATCGCACGGGAAGCCGGGCTGAACGTCATCATGGATCGCTGCATCAAGGTGGAGGATTCGATTTTGCTTCCTCACGGCAAAGCGTGA
- a CDS encoding glucose PTS transporter subunit IIA gives MFGVGYLQRLGRAMMLPMTVLPAAAIFLMLARLPWEALGWPQVPELLHAAGLVMFQYTPHVFAVGIALGLSNQSAAAGISSLAGMFIFTAITYAYDPNGVQPSMFAGAVIGIASGWAHERFKSFVLPEFLQFFGGTRFVPLFMSGFSLLFAWIMIGAGQSLVNLASSAGTLVGSAGGFGIFLYGFLHRILVAFGLHHLLNHVFWFQVGQYKDATGAVYFGDMPRFFAGDPEAGAYMAGLYPVIMFALPAVAFAIIHEAREDLKPKISKQFRIAALGSFLTGVTEPVEFAFLFVAPYLFLVHAVLSGGVMWLTYEMGIRHGFSFSAGALEYFINLPLATKGWMIIPLGLVTGLVYYVLFRWSIRRFQLTTPGREDATRLDDWAGDVPYRAPLILQALGAKENIVRMEACITRLRLTLDDDGRIDAQALRHLGAAGVIRLGGGHVQVVFGTYSELIREEIQKLMQQDVQQVQFHAPVQGRMIPIEEVDDPIFAGKLVGRGVAFIPDKGELVAPLKGKIIHVHPSLHAVGLRTEDGLEVLLHVGIDTSLLKGEGFTALAKEGDEVSPGQPLLRFHLPTLRKRAKSLATPMVITNPEIVRSWRFAPFKPVKKGQAAVMSVVVEKREQKGQGVES, from the coding sequence ATGTTCGGAGTGGGCTATCTCCAAAGGCTGGGACGGGCCATGATGCTGCCGATGACCGTGCTGCCGGCCGCCGCCATTTTTCTGATGCTCGCGAGATTGCCCTGGGAGGCGCTCGGCTGGCCGCAAGTGCCGGAGCTGCTTCACGCCGCGGGACTCGTGATGTTCCAATATACGCCGCACGTGTTCGCTGTCGGCATCGCGCTCGGCTTGTCGAACCAATCGGCCGCGGCGGGGATTTCGTCCCTTGCCGGAATGTTCATTTTCACCGCGATCACGTATGCTTACGATCCCAACGGCGTCCAGCCCTCGATGTTCGCGGGGGCGGTCATCGGGATCGCGTCCGGCTGGGCGCATGAACGGTTCAAATCGTTCGTGCTGCCGGAGTTTCTGCAGTTTTTCGGGGGAACCCGATTCGTTCCGCTGTTCATGAGCGGTTTTTCCCTGTTGTTCGCGTGGATCATGATCGGAGCGGGGCAGAGCCTGGTGAACCTGGCCTCGTCGGCCGGCACCCTCGTCGGTTCCGCGGGAGGCTTTGGCATTTTCCTGTACGGCTTCCTGCACCGGATTCTCGTGGCTTTCGGCCTTCACCATCTGCTGAACCACGTTTTCTGGTTCCAGGTAGGGCAATACAAAGACGCAACGGGGGCCGTCTATTTCGGCGACATGCCGAGGTTTTTCGCCGGGGATCCCGAGGCCGGCGCTTACATGGCGGGGCTGTACCCGGTCATTATGTTCGCCCTTCCCGCCGTCGCGTTCGCGATCATTCATGAGGCCAGGGAGGACCTGAAGCCCAAAATTTCCAAGCAATTCCGGATCGCCGCGCTCGGTTCCTTCCTCACCGGCGTGACGGAACCGGTCGAATTCGCCTTCCTGTTCGTTGCGCCTTACTTATTCCTGGTGCACGCCGTACTGTCCGGCGGCGTCATGTGGCTCACTTACGAGATGGGCATCCGACACGGCTTCAGCTTCTCGGCCGGCGCGCTGGAATACTTCATCAACCTGCCGCTGGCGACGAAGGGCTGGATGATCATCCCGCTCGGGCTCGTGACGGGGTTGGTTTATTACGTACTTTTCCGGTGGAGCATCCGGCGCTTCCAATTGACGACGCCCGGACGCGAGGACGCGACCCGCTTGGACGATTGGGCGGGGGACGTGCCTTACCGGGCTCCGCTCATCCTGCAGGCGCTGGGCGCGAAGGAAAACATCGTCCGCATGGAAGCCTGCATCACGCGGCTTCGCCTGACTCTGGACGACGACGGGAGGATCGACGCGCAGGCGCTGCGCCATCTGGGCGCGGCCGGCGTCATCCGGCTCGGCGGCGGACACGTGCAGGTCGTTTTCGGCACGTATTCGGAGCTGATCCGGGAAGAAATCCAGAAGCTGATGCAGCAGGACGTGCAGCAGGTGCAATTCCATGCGCCCGTTCAAGGCCGCATGATCCCGATCGAGGAAGTGGACGATCCGATCTTCGCCGGCAAGCTCGTGGGCCGCGGCGTCGCGTTCATCCCGGATAAAGGAGAGCTCGTGGCGCCCCTCAAAGGGAAGATCATCCATGTGCATCCGTCGCTGCACGCCGTCGGCCTGCGCACGGAGGACGGCTTGGAGGTGCTGCTCCACGTCGGCATCGACACTTCGCTGCTGAAAGGGGAAGGTTTCACGGCCCTCGCCAAGGAAGGCGACGAGGTGTCGCCGGGGCAGCCGCTGCTGCGGTTCCATTTGCCGACGCTGCGCAAACGGGCCAAATCGCTCGCGACCCCCATGGTCATTACGAACCCGGAAATCGTCCGGTCTTGGAGGTTCGCGCCGTTTAAACCGGTCAAAAAAGGGCAGGCGGCCGTCATGTCCGTCGTCGTGGAAAAGAGAGAACAGAAGGGCCAGGGGGTGGAGTCATGA
- the ptsP gene encoding phosphoenolpyruvate--protein phosphotransferase produces MIQALGASNGIAIGKAFVLPNWEWELPEKKIDVADLAKEFERLYEGVRRSKSEIARMKSELDEAVGVQESSIFDAHIAILEDPVFMNEIQGIIQRQYKAAEVAVKEAIDHFVTMFDLLDDEYMKERAVDIKDVGNRLLKHLLGVPEISLPEDTQPFVLVVRELSPSQLIHLRPELVLGIVTMVGSPTSHAAIMARAFGIPLVMGAEGKLEAPIATGDLLIVDGGTGQLFLDPDPSTIEVYAGRRSRHLEQREKLRSLIAVPSLTPDGFTLQLASNISSIKELEASLDCGAEGVGLFRTEFLYMDRNHFPSEEEQFEVYRAAAEKLQGKPLIIRTLDIGGDKQLDYYEMPAEDNPFLGYRAIRFSLDRKDLFKTQLRAILRAAAYGDVQVMYPLIASVEEVREANAVLDQARRELEEQGIPHRSGIPAGIMIEVPAAVAIADLLAEEVAFFSIGTNDLIQFTLAVDRMNEKISHLYEPFHPAVIRMLANVVEAAKRRGIPVSVCGELAGDVLALPIWLGLGIEELSLSAQAILPVKECMLRTRSTDCRSVLEEMLRCRTAADIRRLAENFHASAMSCAGG; encoded by the coding sequence ATGATTCAGGCGCTGGGAGCATCGAACGGCATCGCGATCGGCAAAGCGTTCGTCCTGCCGAATTGGGAGTGGGAGCTGCCGGAGAAAAAAATCGACGTCGCGGATTTGGCGAAGGAATTCGAGCGGCTGTACGAGGGCGTTCGACGGTCCAAAAGCGAAATCGCGCGCATGAAATCGGAGCTCGACGAGGCGGTCGGCGTGCAGGAGTCCAGCATTTTCGACGCCCACATCGCGATTCTGGAGGATCCCGTGTTCATGAACGAGATCCAGGGCATCATTCAGCGGCAGTATAAGGCTGCAGAGGTTGCCGTCAAAGAAGCGATCGACCATTTCGTCACGATGTTCGACCTGCTCGACGACGAATACATGAAGGAGCGGGCCGTCGACATCAAGGACGTCGGCAACCGGCTGCTCAAACACTTGCTCGGCGTGCCCGAAATCTCGCTGCCCGAGGATACGCAGCCGTTCGTGCTCGTCGTCCGGGAGCTGTCGCCCTCTCAGTTGATCCATTTGCGTCCCGAGCTCGTTCTCGGCATCGTGACGATGGTTGGCAGCCCGACTTCCCACGCGGCCATTATGGCGCGCGCCTTCGGCATTCCGCTCGTGATGGGGGCGGAAGGCAAGCTGGAAGCGCCCATCGCCACGGGAGACTTGCTCATCGTAGACGGCGGAACCGGCCAGTTGTTCTTGGATCCGGATCCAAGCACGATAGAAGTATACGCAGGCAGACGATCGCGTCATCTGGAGCAGCGGGAGAAGCTCCGGTCGCTCATCGCCGTTCCTTCCCTGACGCCGGACGGCTTTACGCTTCAGCTCGCTTCGAACATCAGCTCCATCAAAGAGCTGGAAGCTTCTCTCGACTGCGGGGCGGAAGGCGTGGGCTTGTTCCGGACGGAATTTCTCTACATGGACCGCAACCATTTCCCTTCCGAAGAGGAACAGTTCGAGGTGTACCGGGCGGCCGCGGAAAAGCTGCAGGGCAAACCGCTCATCATCCGCACGCTCGACATCGGCGGGGATAAGCAGCTCGATTACTACGAGATGCCCGCAGAGGACAATCCGTTTCTCGGCTACCGGGCGATCCGGTTCAGCCTGGACCGCAAGGACCTGTTCAAAACCCAGCTGCGCGCGATACTCAGGGCGGCGGCTTACGGAGACGTCCAGGTCATGTACCCTCTTATCGCTTCCGTCGAAGAGGTGAGGGAGGCCAACGCGGTGCTCGATCAAGCCCGCCGCGAGCTGGAAGAACAGGGGATTCCGCACCGTTCCGGCATTCCGGCCGGCATCATGATCGAAGTGCCGGCCGCGGTGGCGATCGCAGACCTGCTGGCCGAGGAAGTCGCGTTCTTCAGCATCGGAACGAACGACTTGATTCAGTTTACGCTGGCCGTCGACCGGATGAACGAGAAGATCAGCCACCTCTACGAGCCGTTCCATCCGGCGGTCATCCGCATGCTCGCCAATGTCGTGGAAGCGGCCAAACGCCGCGGCATTCCCGTCAGCGTCTGCGGAGAGCTCGCCGGCGACGTGCTCGCGCTGCCGATTTGGCTGGGCCTCGGCATCGAGGAACTGAGCCTGTCGGCCCAGGCGATCCTGCCGGTGAAAGAGTGCATGCTGCGCACCCGTTCGACCGACTGCCGCAGCGTGCTGGAAGAGATGCTGCGCTGCCGTACCGCGGCGGATATCCGCCGGTTGGCGGAAAACTTCCACGCGTCCGCGATGTCCTGCGCAGGCGGATAA
- a CDS encoding type 1 glutamine amidotransferase domain-containing protein, which translates to MSASKKVICFVDDEFEDLELWYPVYRAREEGAEVLLAGPERGRKYVGKYGVPAVADLSYEELDPDSCDGLLVVGGWAPDKIRRDKRVLEFVRQMDEAGKPIGQICHAGWVLISAKIAAGRTVTSTPGIRDDWENAGATWIDEPVVVDRNWISARRPPDLPPYAKAFCDKLYGRA; encoded by the coding sequence ATGTCCGCATCGAAAAAGGTCATCTGTTTCGTGGACGACGAATTCGAAGATTTGGAGTTGTGGTATCCGGTTTACCGAGCTCGGGAAGAAGGCGCCGAAGTGCTGCTGGCAGGCCCGGAGCGCGGGCGCAAATACGTCGGCAAATACGGCGTGCCCGCCGTTGCCGACTTGTCATACGAGGAGCTGGACCCAGACTCCTGCGACGGCCTGCTCGTCGTCGGCGGCTGGGCGCCGGACAAGATCCGCCGGGACAAGCGGGTGCTCGAATTCGTCCGCCAAATGGACGAGGCCGGCAAGCCGATCGGCCAAATCTGCCACGCGGGATGGGTGCTCATCTCGGCGAAAATCGCGGCAGGACGCACCGTCACCTCAACGCCGGGCATCCGTGACGATTGGGAAAACGCGGGCGCGACGTGGATCGACGAGCCGGTCGTCGTCGACCGCAACTGGATCTCCGCCCGCCGGCCGCCGGACCTTCCGCCGTACGCCAAAGCGTTCTGCGACAAGCTGTACGGCCGGGCATAA
- a CDS encoding VanZ family protein produces the protein MPSRRSFQSPGSPATASYRVWRFAPMVVWMAVIFLLSAQSGGELDTWLPFFRRLLPGLEDFNPMHYAAYFVLALTVAFGLGSRAFSWKGYLWILAVCVLYGATDEWHQAYVPNRTPDWNDLLHDGIGAAAACVLLLIYRLFRKQGRVPTSRKY, from the coding sequence TTGCCTTCTCGCCGTTCGTTCCAATCGCCCGGGTCACCCGCGACGGCATCCTATCGCGTTTGGCGCTTCGCGCCGATGGTCGTCTGGATGGCCGTCATCTTCCTCCTGTCCGCCCAAAGCGGGGGAGAGCTGGATACTTGGCTGCCTTTCTTCCGGCGGTTGCTGCCCGGACTCGAAGACTTCAATCCGATGCACTATGCCGCCTATTTCGTGCTGGCGCTGACCGTTGCGTTCGGCCTCGGCTCCCGCGCGTTTTCCTGGAAGGGCTATTTGTGGATCCTCGCGGTCTGCGTCCTGTACGGCGCCACCGACGAATGGCATCAAGCCTACGTGCCGAACCGCACGCCCGACTGGAACGACCTCTTGCACGACGGAATCGGAGCTGCGGCTGCCTGCGTGCTGCTGTTGATTTACCGGCTTTTCCGCAAGCAAGGAAGAGTCCCGACTTCCAGAAAATACTGA
- the ytxJ gene encoding bacillithiol system redox-active protein YtxJ, with translation MTTIHQLQTLEQWQEAVQSSSERPLLVFKHSTSCPISAGAHEEYTNFVKDSADGKFDFAIVHVIEDRPVSNAIAERLGVQHKSPQAILVQDGKPVWDESHWRITYEFLSEKLGKPEGASE, from the coding sequence ATGACGACGATTCATCAATTACAGACGCTGGAGCAGTGGCAGGAAGCGGTCCAAAGCTCTTCGGAACGTCCATTGCTCGTATTCAAGCACAGCACCAGCTGCCCGATCAGCGCGGGAGCGCACGAGGAATACACGAATTTCGTCAAGGATTCGGCGGACGGGAAGTTCGATTTCGCCATCGTCCACGTGATCGAGGACCGTCCGGTCAGCAACGCCATCGCGGAGCGTTTGGGCGTCCAGCACAAATCGCCGCAGGCGATCCTGGTCCAAGACGGCAAACCGGTATGGGACGAGTCGCATTGGCGCATTACCTATGAATTTCTCTCTGAAAAGTTAGGCAAGCCGGAAGGCGCTTCGGAATAA